From Methylobacterium radiodurans, a single genomic window includes:
- the mltA gene encoding murein transglycosylase A, whose amino-acid sequence MPRPRRGGRLLSAALLTGTLLAGPAAQAAGPLRVGGAVLEPVATTSLPGFPGPDPAAALDAFRRVCAAPAPAAPVPPTATGSAPDLAAACALAADAPPERAGAFFAERFDAYRVVRPAEGGEPERRAGFLTGYFEPELAGSLTRAPGYDAPVLARPDDLVSLAPGEVRPGLDPGLRAGRAVGERLEPYPDRAAIEDGALGERARPLLWLRDTVDLLVLQVQGSGRVRLPDGSGVRVLYDGRNGRPYTAVAKLIVQEGHLPLEGLTLARWTAWMRQNPEIARRLIRANASYIFFRLAPVADPALGPQGAAGAPLSPGRSIAVDANLWRYGLPFWLEGRLPGAATSETGRLVVAADTGSAIVGPARGDLYLGTGAEAGIAAGNLRDAVGFVVLLPKAAPPATEPER is encoded by the coding sequence ATGCCACGCCCAAGACGCGGAGGGCGCCTTCTCAGCGCCGCCCTCCTGACCGGAACGCTCCTCGCCGGCCCGGCCGCCCAAGCGGCCGGGCCGCTTCGCGTCGGCGGCGCCGTGCTGGAGCCGGTCGCGACCACGTCGCTACCGGGCTTTCCCGGACCCGACCCGGCCGCCGCCCTCGACGCCTTCCGGCGGGTCTGCGCGGCGCCCGCCCCCGCCGCGCCCGTTCCCCCAACCGCCACGGGCTCGGCGCCGGACCTCGCCGCCGCCTGCGCGCTGGCGGCCGACGCGCCGCCTGAGCGGGCCGGCGCCTTCTTCGCCGAGCGCTTCGACGCCTACCGGGTGGTGCGCCCGGCCGAGGGCGGCGAGCCGGAGCGTCGCGCCGGCTTCCTCACCGGCTATTTCGAGCCGGAACTCGCGGGCTCGCTCACCCGCGCGCCGGGCTACGACGCGCCCGTCCTTGCCCGGCCAGACGATCTCGTCAGCCTCGCACCCGGCGAGGTGCGGCCCGGGCTCGATCCCGGCTTGCGGGCGGGCCGCGCGGTCGGCGAAAGGTTGGAGCCCTATCCGGACCGCGCCGCGATCGAGGATGGTGCCTTGGGCGAGCGCGCCCGCCCGCTGCTCTGGCTGCGGGATACCGTCGATCTTCTGGTGCTGCAGGTCCAGGGCTCGGGGCGGGTGCGGCTGCCGGACGGCAGCGGCGTGCGCGTGCTCTACGACGGGCGCAACGGCCGGCCCTACACGGCGGTGGCCAAGCTGATCGTGCAGGAGGGCCACCTGCCGCTGGAGGGGCTGACGCTCGCCCGCTGGACGGCCTGGATGCGGCAGAACCCAGAGATCGCCCGCCGGCTGATCCGCGCCAACGCCTCCTACATCTTCTTCCGCCTCGCCCCCGTGGCCGATCCGGCGCTCGGGCCGCAAGGGGCGGCCGGCGCGCCGCTCAGCCCCGGCCGCAGCATCGCGGTCGATGCCAATCTCTGGCGCTACGGCCTGCCGTTCTGGCTGGAGGGGCGCCTGCCGGGCGCGGCGACCTCGGAGACCGGCCGGCTGGTGGTCGCGGCCGATACGGGCTCGGCCATCGTCGGTCCGGCCCGGGGCGACCTCTATCTCGGCACCGGCGCGGAGGCCGGGATCGCCGCCGGCAACCTGCGCGACGCCGTCGGCTTCGTAGTGCTGCTGCCCAAGGCCGCCCCGCCGGCCACCGAGCCAGAGCGCTGA
- a CDS encoding Tim44/TimA family putative adaptor protein, which produces MQDTFDLTTIIFLALAVFVIWRLRSVLGQKTGTERSPFKPVERGRAEPQARSEGDNVVRLPGADRASPERTQAPPARDWRGIAEPGSAVARGLEAAVQAEPSFDPRAFLEGAKSAYEAIMIAFAKGDRKTLRSLLSKEVGEAFEGAIAERERNRQTLETTFVSIDKAEIVAVEVRNRVAQITVRFLSNLITATRDANGAVIDGSAETVVEVPDVWTFARTLGSRDPNWQLVATEAGA; this is translated from the coding sequence ATGCAGGATACCTTCGACCTCACGACCATCATCTTCCTGGCGCTTGCGGTCTTCGTGATCTGGCGCCTGCGCTCGGTGCTCGGCCAGAAGACGGGGACCGAGCGCTCGCCGTTCAAACCGGTGGAACGGGGCCGCGCGGAGCCGCAGGCCCGCAGCGAGGGCGACAACGTGGTCCGCCTGCCCGGTGCCGACCGCGCCTCGCCCGAGCGGACGCAGGCGCCGCCCGCCCGCGATTGGCGCGGCATCGCCGAGCCCGGCTCCGCAGTCGCCCGCGGGCTGGAGGCGGCCGTTCAGGCGGAGCCGAGCTTCGACCCGCGCGCCTTCCTGGAGGGCGCCAAGAGCGCCTACGAGGCGATCATGATCGCCTTCGCCAAGGGCGACCGGAAGACCCTGCGCAGCCTGCTCTCCAAGGAGGTCGGAGAGGCCTTCGAGGGCGCCATCGCCGAGCGCGAGCGCAATCGGCAGACGCTGGAGACCACCTTCGTGTCGATCGACAAGGCCGAGATCGTCGCGGTCGAGGTGCGCAACCGCGTCGCGCAGATCACCGTGCGCTTCCTCTCGAACCTGATCACCGCCACCCGCGACGCCAACGGCGCGGTCATCGACGGCAGCGCCGAGACCGTGGTCGAGGTGCCGGATGTCTGGACCTTCGCCCGGACGCTCGGCTCCCGCGACCCGAACTGGCAGCTCGTCGCGACCGAGGCGGGCGCCTGA